GGAGTTCACCACGAGGTAGATAAACTTCTTAGCGTCGGCCGACAGCTTGATGAGGTGCAGCTGGTTGCTGAGCGAAATCAGGATATCTTCGATTTTTTCGTCGGTCAGCTTCAGAGCTGCCATTGCCTTGTGCTTCTGCTTTACCACTTCCGTGTTGTAAGCAGCAGCCGTTTCAGGGTTGATGTTAGGCGTATTCGAATGCGAAGCCAGGGCCATGCCCGACTGAGCGTCTACAACAGCAACAGCCATTAGGCCAGGCAGTGCGTTGATGATTTCTTGTACAGTTTGACCAGCGGTAGTAGAAGTAGAGTAAGCCATGATAAATGATGGAAAGGAGATAAGGAAATTGTTGGAAAAAGTCAGTGGTAGGTAGCAACGTGGTGCGAGAAACGCAGCGGAGGTGATTGGCTCCGCGGAGCCTGCCTTGCTGCCCCGTTGATGATACAATGTTAGGGTGCCGAAGCAGGCACTACCGAAGTTTCTGCTGAATTGCATCTTTTTTGATGTGAATGGTTGGCTTTTTACAGTGAGTGAAAAACAGCTGGCGCGATTTTCTCGCGCCAGTATCTGCCCCAAAACCTACCTAGCTTCCCATTCAGTTTGACTTACGCTCGGCGGGAACCCAGCGCTAGGCCGCGTTAGTTGAGGCTGCGTTCGTATTCTTCCTTATTCTGCTATGTCGTCCCGCCCTATGTCTTCCCAAAATTCCTCTGGTGCCGAGGCGCGTATCGCAGAACTGGAACAAGCGTTGCGCGACGCCAATGAGCGCGCCACTGCTGCCGAGCGCCGGCTGACGGGGTTGGCAGAGCAAGATGGGCCCGGCAGGTTGGTTGTGCGCGCCGAGGGCACTATCGATCGGATCAACGAAGCGTTGTGCCAACTGCTGGGTGGCGCTGAGTCCCCAGCTCATTGGATTGGTCAGCCCGCCGAGGCGCTGTTTGCCCGTTTGCAGCGCTTAGCTAAGCAGCCTACCTTGCACGAGCAGCGGCTGCGGGCACAGCGAACGGCCCAAGAAGCGGTACAGGACGAGGTAATCGTGTTGCGCGATGGCCGGGTATTGCTGCAAGACTACGTACTGCTGCCCGCCGCTAGTGGGGCGGCGCGCTCCGAGCTGTTTACGTTTCGCCTTGCCTTGGGCGTCTCCGGCACCATGCAGCAGGAGCAGTTGCTGTACCAGCTACCCACTGCGGTTGCCACGCATGATCTGCATGGCGTAGTTCTTTCCTGCAACCTAGCTTTTGCCGACCTGTTACAGCAGTCTGCGGATCAAATTGTTGGCCGTTTGCTTGGGGAGTTTGTGGCCGAGGCAGACCAAGCACAAACCTTACCCGCCTACCTAGCTCAGTTTGATTCCTCACGCCATTCGTTGGCTGGGCAGCTACCCGTTCTGCCGCAGCATGGGCCACTCCGGCAGCTGTTCTACCAGGCCCAGCGCATCGATCAGCCCGGTCAGGAGCCGTACGTGCTGCTCAGCGCCTTCGACCTAACGGAGCGGGTACAAGCGGAAGCTGAGCTCAAGCGTGGCAAAGAAAAAGCAGAGGCTTCGGCACGAGCAAAGGAGGCGTTTTTGGCTAACCTGAGCCACGAAATTCGCACACCCATGAACGGGGTGCTAGGTATGGCCCGGCAGCTTGCCAAGACCCCACTCGATCAAGCGCAGCGGGAGCTATTGCGCATCATTCAGACCTCAGGCGAGCACCTGCTATCGGTGCTCAACGAAGTGCTGGACATGACCAAGATCAGCTCAGCGCGGCTGGAGCTAGAGCAAATGTCCTTCGATCTGCGCGAGTCGATGGAAAGTGCACTGCGTCCGTTGGCCGTGCAGGCCGTCGAAAAGGGGCTAGCCTTCCACGTTGCTTTGCTGCTCCAGAGCGAACCACTGCCGCGGGTAATGGGTGACCCGTACCGCCTCAATCAAATCCTAATAAATCTGGTATCCAACGCCATCAAGTTTACGCCACCACAAGGCACCGTTTCCATTGGTGGGTATTTGATGAACCAAAACGAGACGCACCTGACGGTTGGCTTCCGCATCACGGATACTGGCATTGGTATTCCGGCAGACAAGCTCGATCATATTTTCGAGGACTTTGTGCAAGCCGATGTCGATACCGCGCGCCTGTATGGGGGCACTGGCCTAGGCCTAGGTATTGCGCGGGCGTTG
This Hymenobacter sp. GOD-10R DNA region includes the following protein-coding sequences:
- a CDS encoding hybrid sensor histidine kinase/response regulator, translating into MSSQNSSGAEARIAELEQALRDANERATAAERRLTGLAEQDGPGRLVVRAEGTIDRINEALCQLLGGAESPAHWIGQPAEALFARLQRLAKQPTLHEQRLRAQRTAQEAVQDEVIVLRDGRVLLQDYVLLPAASGAARSELFTFRLALGVSGTMQQEQLLYQLPTAVATHDLHGVVLSCNLAFADLLQQSADQIVGRLLGEFVAEADQAQTLPAYLAQFDSSRHSLAGQLPVLPQHGPLRQLFYQAQRIDQPGQEPYVLLSAFDLTERVQAEAELKRGKEKAEASARAKEAFLANLSHEIRTPMNGVLGMARQLAKTPLDQAQRELLRIIQTSGEHLLSVLNEVLDMTKISSARLELEQMSFDLRESMESALRPLAVQAVEKGLAFHVALLLQSEPLPRVMGDPYRLNQILINLVSNAIKFTPPQGTVSIGGYLMNQNETHLTVGFRITDTGIGIPADKLDHIFEDFVQADVDTARLYGGTGLGLGIARALVEQMGGTITVSSQMGNGSTFQFTVTLLLAEGLEIEPCPVLADTETLRNRRVLVVEDNAINREVVRRVLEGWGVVVDEAEDGATALALHTQHQYDAVLMDIQMPGMSGVEATTKIRLHPEPKRAQVPVLALTANAFRADLDRYLKAGINDCLTKPFKEEEFYTKLVALVQAPEPPVYNLAQVHELADGEEAFVERMIRSFLLHIPPTLQQIQSAAAVGQWAQVAKLVHHIKPNLVQFGVVGIAQPLQLLMDHARPEDQTSPIREAAVQLLVRQIERVLEVLPEQLPAATAL